One Herbaspirillum rubrisubalbicans genomic window carries:
- a CDS encoding carbohydrate kinase family protein: protein MTQSAAFVVFGEALTDFIRQPDGQWRAIPGGACWNVARAAARLGVPTGYAGSVSTDVFGAELYALTQAAGLDMRFTQQYAKAPLLAMVTSTTPPDYFFIGDDSADLHFDVQRLPSGWLDEAQVLHFGCISLTREPLASRLLQIAQEAALRNKKIAFDPNWRKLMDSPAYGILLRRLLSISHYVKVSDEDLERLFPGDSHALGTLQALAPQAEILYTLGAQGMQWIKGEHIIQQPAYRVEVIDTVGCGDASMGGWIASQLRQPQAPAQVHLQCAAAGAAIAASKAGAYAATWDEVQQMIARA, encoded by the coding sequence ATGACCCAGAGCGCCGCATTCGTCGTCTTCGGCGAAGCCCTGACCGATTTCATCCGCCAGCCAGACGGCCAATGGCGCGCCATTCCCGGCGGCGCCTGCTGGAACGTGGCGCGTGCCGCTGCGCGCCTGGGCGTGCCCACCGGTTATGCCGGCAGCGTCAGCACCGATGTCTTCGGCGCCGAACTGTACGCCCTCACGCAAGCGGCCGGGCTGGATATGCGCTTCACCCAGCAATACGCCAAGGCACCGTTACTGGCCATGGTGACCTCGACCACCCCGCCCGATTACTTCTTCATCGGCGACGACAGCGCCGACCTGCATTTCGACGTGCAGCGACTCCCGTCCGGCTGGCTTGATGAAGCACAGGTCCTGCATTTCGGCTGCATCAGCCTGACCCGCGAACCGCTGGCTTCGCGGCTCTTGCAGATCGCCCAGGAAGCTGCCCTGCGCAACAAGAAGATCGCCTTCGACCCCAACTGGCGCAAGCTCATGGATAGCCCCGCCTACGGCATCCTGCTGCGTCGCTTGCTGTCGATTTCGCACTATGTGAAGGTTTCTGACGAAGACCTGGAACGCCTCTTCCCCGGCGACAGCCATGCCCTGGGCACCTTGCAGGCGCTGGCTCCGCAAGCCGAGATCCTCTACACCCTGGGCGCCCAGGGAATGCAGTGGATCAAAGGTGAACATATCATCCAACAACCCGCCTACCGGGTCGAGGTGATCGACACGGTCGGATGCGGCGACGCCTCCATGGGCGGCTGGATCGCCAGCCAGCTACGCCAGCCACAGGCCCCGGCACAGGTACACCTGCAATGCGCAGCCGCTGGCGCCGCCATTGCGGCCTCCAAGGCTGGCGCCTATGCCGCCACCTGGGACGAAGTGCAACAGATGATTG
- a CDS encoding sugar-binding transcriptional regulator, whose amino-acid sequence MSSSASKLDLAARAAWMYYVAGNTQNEIAERLGISRQMAQRMVAYAADANLVKVQITHPVSSCLELAQGLQQRYGLQVCRVVPGAGGAANPNESQEVQQMLAVAGAELMEQYLSSHAPLVVNVGSGRTLKAAIERLSELDRPQHQIVSMIGAFASDGSANRYDVALQAAEKLGARFYLLPAPRVAESASDRQQWCNHRAYKIVTGLAARADVTFLGIGTIALQGAMHEDGFIDDDEVADLQRQGAVGEMICHAFDIDGAMLPSSLAARVTTPPLAQDPQRPVIAFCGGSKKADAVRAALRGGWLTGLVTDEACARHALQD is encoded by the coding sequence ATGTCTAGCAGCGCATCCAAACTGGATCTGGCGGCCCGCGCCGCGTGGATGTACTACGTGGCCGGCAACACCCAGAACGAAATCGCCGAACGGCTCGGCATCTCGCGCCAGATGGCGCAGCGCATGGTGGCCTATGCGGCCGACGCCAATCTGGTGAAGGTGCAGATCACCCATCCGGTCTCGTCCTGCCTGGAACTGGCGCAAGGCCTGCAGCAGCGCTATGGCCTGCAAGTCTGCCGCGTGGTACCCGGCGCCGGTGGCGCCGCCAACCCCAATGAATCCCAGGAAGTGCAGCAGATGCTGGCCGTGGCCGGGGCCGAACTGATGGAGCAATACCTGAGCTCGCACGCGCCGCTGGTGGTCAACGTCGGTTCCGGCCGCACCTTGAAGGCCGCCATCGAACGCCTGTCCGAACTGGATCGCCCGCAGCACCAGATCGTCTCCATGATCGGCGCCTTCGCCTCCGATGGCTCGGCCAACCGCTATGACGTCGCCCTGCAGGCCGCCGAGAAACTGGGTGCGCGCTTCTACCTGCTGCCCGCCCCACGCGTGGCCGAGAGCGCAAGCGACCGCCAGCAATGGTGCAACCACCGCGCCTACAAGATCGTCACCGGCCTGGCCGCACGCGCCGATGTCACCTTCCTGGGCATCGGCACCATCGCCCTGCAGGGCGCCATGCACGAGGATGGCTTCATCGACGACGATGAAGTCGCCGACCTGCAGCGCCAGGGCGCAGTGGGCGAGATGATCTGCCACGCCTTCGACATCGACGGCGCCATGCTGCCCTCCTCGCTCGCCGCACGCGTGACCACGCCGCCGCTGGCACAGGATCCGCAACGCCCGGTGATCGCCTTCTGCGGCGGCAGCAAGAAAGCTGACGCCGTGCGCGCCGCCCTGCGCGGTGGCTGGCTCACCGGGCTGGTCACCGACGAAGCCTGCGCCCGGCACGCCTTGCAGGATTGA
- a CDS encoding ABC transporter substrate-binding protein: MSKLARPRASGFTCVRFTLAAAAISTLFAAGLAHAEPVTLNIASINNPDMIELQKLAPAFEKANPDIKLRWVTMEESVLRQRLTTDIATNSGQFDLMTIGAYEAPIWAKKGWLAPMTGLPADYDEADLIKPVREGLSVDGKLYALPFYAESSMTYYRKDLFEQKKLTMPQRPTWDDIAKLAAQLHDPAKGVYGICLRGRAGWGENMAILTTMANAWGGRWFDEQWQPQLSSPEWKKAVGFYVDLMRKYGPPGASSNGFNENLVLFSSGKCGMWVDATVAAGMLYHGKDSKVADKTAFAPAPMQVTDKGSHWLWIWSLAVPKSSKSQDAAKKFAAWATSKDYINLVAKDAGWALVPPGTRNSTYASAEYKKVSPFSDFVLDAIQTADANKPTLKPVPYTGVQFATIPEFQSIGTVTGQAIAGALAGKTSADAALDAAQAQAVRMMRQGRYLK; encoded by the coding sequence ATGTCCAAACTCGCGCGCCCCCGTGCGTCCGGCTTTACCTGCGTTCGCTTTACCCTGGCCGCTGCGGCCATCTCGACCCTGTTCGCTGCGGGCCTGGCGCACGCCGAGCCGGTGACGCTGAACATCGCTTCCATCAACAACCCCGACATGATCGAACTGCAGAAGCTGGCACCGGCGTTCGAGAAGGCCAATCCCGACATCAAGCTGCGCTGGGTGACCATGGAGGAGAGCGTGCTGCGCCAGCGCTTGACCACCGATATCGCCACCAACAGTGGCCAGTTCGACCTGATGACCATCGGTGCGTATGAAGCGCCGATCTGGGCCAAGAAGGGCTGGCTGGCGCCGATGACCGGCTTGCCGGCGGATTACGATGAAGCCGATCTGATCAAGCCGGTGCGCGAGGGGCTGTCGGTGGATGGCAAGCTCTATGCGCTGCCGTTCTATGCCGAGAGTTCGATGACCTACTACCGCAAGGACTTGTTCGAGCAAAAGAAGCTGACCATGCCGCAGCGTCCGACCTGGGACGACATCGCCAAGCTGGCTGCGCAACTGCATGATCCGGCCAAGGGGGTCTATGGCATCTGCCTGCGTGGGCGTGCCGGCTGGGGCGAGAACATGGCCATTCTCACCACCATGGCCAATGCCTGGGGGGGCCGCTGGTTCGATGAACAGTGGCAGCCGCAACTGTCCTCGCCGGAGTGGAAGAAGGCGGTCGGCTTCTATGTCGATCTGATGCGCAAGTATGGTCCGCCGGGCGCCAGCTCCAATGGCTTCAATGAAAACCTGGTGCTGTTCTCCAGCGGCAAGTGCGGCATGTGGGTCGATGCCACCGTGGCGGCCGGGATGCTCTATCACGGCAAGGATTCCAAGGTGGCCGACAAGACCGCCTTCGCGCCGGCACCGATGCAGGTGACCGACAAGGGTTCGCATTGGTTGTGGATCTGGTCGCTGGCGGTGCCCAAGTCATCCAAGTCGCAGGATGCCGCCAAGAAGTTCGCGGCCTGGGCCACCTCCAAGGATTACATCAACCTGGTTGCCAAGGATGCCGGTTGGGCGCTGGTGCCGCCGGGTACGCGCAATTCCACCTATGCCTCGGCCGAGTACAAGAAGGTCTCGCCCTTCTCGGACTTCGTGCTCGACGCAATCCAGACTGCCGACGCCAACAAGCCGACCTTGAAGCCGGTGCCCTATACCGGCGTGCAGTTCGCCACCATCCCCGAGTTCCAGTCGATAGGCACGGTCACCGGCCAGGCCATTGCTGGTGCGCTGGCGGGCAAGACCAGTGCCGATGCGGCTCTGGATGCTGCCCAGGCCCAGGCGGTGCGCATGATGCGCCAGGGTCGCTACCTCAAGTAA
- a CDS encoding carbohydrate ABC transporter permease: MSTIHSTQVSPPPGAPPKSTKMPSPSQLAARSLRSPPRKERFNPIRLMQAPSVLLLLAWMIVPLVMTIYFSVNRYNLMAPDQTGFVGLENYRFLLQDPAFWPSIGNTALLIGSVLAISVIGGTLLAVLFDQPFRGRGIARLLVIGPFFVMPTVAALIWKNMIMHPVYGILAYVMRHLGLEPIDWLAEYPMLSVIIIVAWQWIPFAFLILLTALQSLDHDQKEAAQLDGAGPVRIFFYIVLPHLKRAITVVIMIETIFLLSIFAEIFTTTAGGPGTATTNLTFLVYSIGLQQFDIGIASAGGIFAVVLANIVSFFLVRMLARNLKGVNEK, encoded by the coding sequence ATGTCCACGATCCACTCCACCCAGGTGTCGCCGCCTCCCGGCGCGCCGCCCAAGAGTACCAAGATGCCGAGTCCATCCCAGTTAGCTGCGCGCTCGCTGCGCAGTCCACCGCGCAAGGAACGCTTCAATCCCATCCGCCTGATGCAGGCACCGTCAGTGTTGCTGCTGCTGGCCTGGATGATCGTGCCGTTGGTGATGACGATCTATTTTTCGGTCAATCGCTACAACCTGATGGCGCCCGACCAGACCGGTTTCGTCGGTCTGGAAAACTATCGTTTCCTGTTGCAGGATCCCGCCTTCTGGCCTTCCATCGGCAACACCGCCTTGCTGATCGGCTCGGTGCTGGCCATCAGCGTCATCGGTGGCACCCTGCTGGCGGTGCTGTTCGACCAGCCTTTCCGCGGGCGTGGTATTGCGCGTCTGCTGGTGATCGGTCCTTTCTTCGTCATGCCCACCGTGGCGGCGCTGATCTGGAAGAACATGATCATGCATCCGGTCTACGGCATCCTGGCCTACGTGATGCGCCATCTGGGGCTGGAACCGATCGACTGGCTGGCCGAGTATCCGATGCTCTCGGTCATCATCATCGTGGCCTGGCAGTGGATTCCGTTCGCCTTCCTGATCCTGCTGACGGCCTTGCAGTCGCTGGACCATGACCAGAAGGAAGCGGCGCAACTGGATGGCGCCGGGCCGGTGCGCATCTTCTTCTACATCGTGCTGCCGCACTTGAAGCGCGCCATCACGGTGGTGATCATGATCGAGACTATCTTTCTGCTCTCGATCTTTGCAGAAATCTTCACCACCACCGCGGGCGGCCCCGGTACGGCCACCACCAACCTGACGTTCCTGGTCTATTCCATCGGTCTGCAGCAGTTCGACATCGGTATCGCCTCGGCCGGTGGCATCTTTGCGGTGGTGCTGGCCAATATCGTCTCGTTCTTCCTGGTGCGCATGTTGGCCAGGAACCTCAAGGGAGTCAACGAAAAATGA
- a CDS encoding HAD family hydrolase gives MTARQTITHLICDCDGVLLDSESIALAVLHRELLALLPACSSDDGPPQAQRSAALHAAIANRLGMYTDLLLGEVDLEFELGLDAAQVERIHQTVALACGEQAQPVPGIVEALQEIRLPRAVASNSDAPRIEAGLRRCGLYAQFAGRIYSGHDVAHPKPAPDVYLAAAAGFGVDPARCVAVDDSVTGVRAAVAAGMYVLGFTGVAHDRKAMAGKLREAGAHQVFEEMKQFPQLVCELIWLR, from the coding sequence ATGACGGCACGCCAGACGATTACTCATCTGATCTGCGATTGCGACGGCGTCCTGCTCGATAGCGAGAGCATTGCCCTGGCCGTGCTGCATCGTGAACTGCTGGCGTTGCTGCCGGCTTGCAGCAGCGACGATGGCCCGCCGCAAGCGCAGCGCAGCGCCGCTCTGCACGCGGCCATTGCCAATCGGCTGGGCATGTACACCGACCTCCTGCTGGGCGAAGTGGATCTGGAATTCGAACTGGGTCTGGATGCCGCCCAGGTCGAACGCATCCACCAGACGGTGGCACTGGCCTGCGGTGAACAGGCGCAGCCGGTGCCGGGCATCGTCGAGGCCTTGCAGGAAATCCGCCTGCCGCGCGCGGTGGCCAGCAATAGCGATGCGCCGCGCATCGAGGCCGGGCTGCGACGTTGTGGCTTGTATGCGCAATTTGCCGGGCGCATCTATAGCGGCCATGACGTGGCCCATCCCAAGCCGGCGCCGGATGTGTATCTGGCCGCTGCTGCCGGCTTTGGCGTCGATCCGGCGCGTTGCGTAGCGGTCGATGACAGCGTCACCGGCGTGCGCGCAGCGGTGGCCGCGGGGATGTACGTGCTGGGCTTTACCGGCGTGGCGCACGACCGCAAGGCGATGGCGGGCAAGTTGAGGGAGGCGGGTGCGCATCAGGTATTCGAAGAGATGAAGCAATTTCCGCAACTGGTTTGCGAACTGATCTGGCTGCGTTGA
- a CDS encoding ABC transporter ATP-binding protein, which translates to MAAVSIRNLAKRYDDNEVMRDINLDIEDGEFVVFVGPSGCGKSTLLRMIAGLEEISDGDLDIGARRMNDVPASKRGVAMVFQSYALYPHMSLYDNMAFGLKIAGKSKAEIDAAVQHAAKILHIDHLLDRKPRALSGGQRQRVAIGRAITRQPSVFLFDEPLSNLDAALRVKMRLEFAKLHDDLKTTMIYVTHDQIEAMTLADKIVVLSEGRIEQVGSPQQLYHHPANRFVAGFIGSPKMNFIDGAVAAIQANGVQVQLPGGGLQWAAVDGGALQVGQKVTLGVRPEHLNIAQGQAALQARCTALELLGDFSYLYAAYEGSEDALILRVPDSLDPPHGSVLPLAADPARCHLFGADGQALPRLASSVAALRAH; encoded by the coding sequence ATGGCAGCCGTGAGCATCAGGAACCTGGCCAAGCGTTATGACGACAACGAAGTCATGCGCGACATCAATCTGGACATCGAGGATGGCGAATTCGTCGTCTTCGTCGGCCCCTCGGGCTGCGGCAAATCGACCTTGCTGCGCATGATCGCGGGCCTGGAGGAGATCAGCGATGGCGACCTCGACATCGGTGCGCGCCGCATGAACGACGTGCCGGCTTCCAAGCGCGGCGTGGCCATGGTGTTCCAATCCTATGCGTTGTATCCGCACATGAGCCTGTACGACAACATGGCTTTCGGTTTGAAGATCGCCGGCAAGTCCAAGGCCGAGATCGATGCCGCCGTCCAGCACGCGGCCAAGATCCTGCACATCGATCACCTGTTGGACCGCAAGCCGCGTGCACTCTCCGGTGGTCAGCGCCAACGTGTGGCGATCGGTCGTGCCATCACGCGCCAGCCCAGCGTGTTCCTGTTCGACGAACCGCTGTCGAACCTGGATGCGGCGCTGCGGGTGAAGATGCGCCTCGAATTCGCCAAGCTGCATGACGATCTCAAGACCACCATGATCTACGTTACCCACGATCAGATCGAAGCCATGACCCTGGCCGACAAGATCGTGGTGCTTTCCGAGGGGCGCATCGAACAGGTGGGTTCGCCCCAGCAGCTCTATCACCATCCGGCCAATCGTTTCGTGGCCGGGTTCATTGGTTCGCCCAAGATGAACTTCATCGATGGCGCGGTGGCAGCAATACAGGCCAATGGCGTGCAGGTGCAATTGCCCGGTGGCGGTTTGCAATGGGCTGCGGTCGATGGCGGTGCGCTGCAGGTTGGCCAGAAGGTCACGCTGGGAGTGCGTCCCGAGCATCTCAACATCGCCCAGGGGCAGGCCGCATTGCAGGCACGTTGCACGGCGCTGGAATTGCTGGGTGATTTTTCCTACCTGTATGCGGCTTATGAAGGTAGCGAAGACGCGCTGATCCTGCGCGTGCCCGACAGCCTCGATCCGCCGCACGGCAGCGTCTTGCCGCTGGCCGCCGACCCGGCGCGTTGCCATCTGTTCGGCGCCGATGGCCAGGCCTTGCCGCGCCTGGCATCGAGCGTGGCTGCATTGCGCGCCCATTGA
- the dalD gene encoding D-arabinitol 4-dehydrogenase, whose amino-acid sequence MTSIATSHDQDAADSLTWLHIGAGSFHRAHQAVYLNALRESGADRRWQLALANIRADMSPLLEALARQQGQYTLETVTPQGERSYQRIASIGRILPWDAQLTQLIAAGAEERTRIISFTVTEGGYYLNHHYQLDTSNPDLADDLRCALDGSGAPRTIYGAIAAILQARSQAHPQAALTLLNCDNLRHNGERFRDGLRQFLTLRGQTELVSWMQANTSSPNAMVDRITPRPTSAVAARVKEKTGIDDPCALMGESFIQWVIEDDFKAGRPRLEQAGVEMVRSVLPYEEAKIRILNASHSCIAWAGTLAGLHYIHEGTLRDDIHQMAYDYVTQDVIPCLTPSPIDLVAYRDTTLARFSNPAIQDTNQRVAADGYSKIPGFIRPTLQESLAAGRDPQATALLPALFLVFLERWNAGQLPYAYQDGIFDPAAARRMLASSDVVQAFCEDAVLWGELAGDARLVALVRTAYGRVQQWLARLH is encoded by the coding sequence ATGACCAGCATCGCCACCTCTCACGACCAGGACGCCGCCGACAGCCTGACCTGGCTGCACATCGGCGCCGGTTCCTTCCATCGCGCCCACCAGGCGGTCTACCTGAACGCGCTGCGCGAGAGCGGCGCCGATCGCCGCTGGCAACTGGCGCTGGCCAATATCCGCGCCGACATGAGCCCGCTGCTGGAAGCCCTGGCGCGCCAGCAAGGCCAGTACACGCTGGAAACCGTCACGCCCCAGGGCGAGCGCAGCTACCAGCGCATCGCGTCCATCGGCCGCATCCTGCCGTGGGATGCGCAGCTCACGCAACTGATTGCGGCCGGTGCCGAAGAACGCACCCGCATCATCTCCTTCACCGTGACCGAAGGCGGCTACTACCTCAATCACCACTATCAGCTCGATACCAGCAACCCCGACCTGGCCGATGACTTGCGCTGTGCCCTCGATGGCAGCGGCGCGCCGCGCACCATCTATGGCGCCATCGCCGCGATCCTGCAGGCGCGCAGCCAGGCTCATCCGCAAGCGGCCCTGACGCTGTTGAACTGCGACAACCTGCGCCACAATGGCGAGCGCTTCCGTGATGGCTTGCGCCAGTTCCTGACGTTGCGTGGCCAGACGGAACTGGTGAGCTGGATGCAGGCCAACACCAGCAGCCCCAATGCCATGGTCGACCGCATCACCCCCCGCCCTACATCGGCGGTTGCAGCCCGTGTGAAGGAAAAGACAGGTATCGACGATCCCTGCGCCCTGATGGGCGAGTCGTTCATCCAATGGGTGATCGAAGACGACTTCAAGGCTGGTCGTCCGCGCCTGGAACAGGCCGGTGTGGAAATGGTGCGGTCGGTGCTGCCCTATGAAGAAGCCAAGATCCGCATCCTCAACGCCAGCCATAGCTGCATCGCCTGGGCCGGGACGCTGGCCGGTCTGCACTACATCCACGAAGGCACACTGCGCGATGACATCCACCAGATGGCATATGACTATGTGACACAGGATGTGATCCCTTGCCTTACGCCCAGCCCCATCGATCTGGTGGCCTATCGCGACACCACGCTGGCGCGCTTCTCCAATCCGGCCATTCAGGATACCAACCAGCGCGTGGCCGCCGATGGCTATTCCAAGATCCCCGGCTTCATCCGCCCGACCTTGCAAGAGAGCCTGGCAGCGGGGCGCGATCCCCAGGCCACGGCGCTGCTGCCGGCCTTGTTCCTGGTGTTCCTCGAACGCTGGAATGCGGGGCAGCTTCCCTATGCATACCAGGATGGCATCTTCGATCCCGCCGCGGCGCGTCGCATGTTGGCTTCCAGCGATGTGGTGCAGGCCTTCTGTGAGGATGCCGTGCTGTGGGGCGAGCTGGCCGGCGACGCCCGGTTGGTGGCGCTGGTGCGGACAGCCTACGGGCGTGTGCAGCAGTGGCTGGCGAGGCTGCATTAA
- the xylB gene encoding xylulokinase, with protein sequence MYLGIDLGTSEVKAVVIDDQGDLLALAGSTLNVTRAHPRWSEQAPADWWQATCDTVDKLRTQLGRERFAGIRAIGLSGQMHGAVLLDEDDEVLRPAILWSDSRSAPECAELDRRAPRLHGIAGNLAMPGFTAPKLLWVARHEPQLFARIATVLLPKDWLRLKMTGRKVSDPSDAAGTLWLDVEGRNWSDELLAASGMRREQMPALVDGSAVSGTLLPDVARAWGLGENVIVAGGAGDGAASAVGIGAVNPGDGFLSLGTSGVLFVVNDRFRPNPGRAIHAFCHTLPQRWHQMSVMLSAASCLRWFCRLCSVDEKSLLAEIAELDHEARSNAPLFLPYLSGERTPHNDPYATGVFHGLTPEHQRAALGYAVLEGVAFGMVDGLDALRAAGTDVAELSLVGGGARSAYWAQLLADALAVRIVTHVGSEAGGALGAARLAWLAAGGDEAQVCRKPARQAQYQPDPTRHAALQVRLQRYRDIYAPFAPLHGEES encoded by the coding sequence ATGTATCTTGGGATAGACCTGGGTACGTCGGAGGTCAAGGCGGTGGTCATCGACGACCAGGGCGACTTGCTGGCACTGGCCGGCAGCACGCTCAACGTCACGCGCGCCCATCCGCGCTGGTCCGAGCAGGCCCCGGCCGACTGGTGGCAGGCCACCTGCGATACCGTGGACAAGCTGCGCACCCAGCTCGGCCGCGAGCGCTTCGCCGGCATCCGCGCCATCGGCCTGTCGGGCCAGATGCATGGGGCGGTGCTGCTGGATGAAGACGATGAAGTCCTGCGCCCGGCCATTCTCTGGAGCGATTCGCGCAGCGCCCCCGAATGCGCCGAACTGGACCGACGCGCCCCGCGCCTGCATGGCATCGCCGGCAACCTGGCCATGCCGGGCTTCACTGCGCCCAAGCTGCTGTGGGTGGCGCGCCATGAGCCGCAGCTGTTTGCCCGCATCGCGACCGTGTTGCTGCCCAAGGATTGGTTGCGCCTGAAGATGACCGGCCGCAAGGTCTCCGATCCGTCCGATGCCGCCGGTACCTTGTGGCTGGATGTGGAAGGGCGCAACTGGTCCGATGAATTGCTGGCGGCTTCAGGGATGCGGCGCGAGCAGATGCCGGCGCTGGTCGATGGCAGTGCGGTGTCGGGTACCCTGTTGCCGGACGTGGCCCGGGCCTGGGGGCTGGGGGAGAACGTGATCGTGGCCGGTGGTGCGGGCGACGGTGCGGCCAGCGCGGTCGGCATCGGGGCGGTCAATCCGGGCGATGGCTTTCTGTCTTTGGGCACGTCGGGCGTGCTGTTCGTGGTCAATGACCGCTTCCGTCCCAATCCTGGGCGTGCGATCCACGCGTTCTGTCACACCTTGCCGCAGCGTTGGCACCAGATGAGCGTGATGCTGTCGGCGGCCAGTTGCCTGCGCTGGTTCTGTCGCCTGTGTTCGGTGGATGAAAAGAGCCTGCTGGCCGAGATCGCCGAGCTCGACCACGAAGCGCGCAGCAATGCACCGCTGTTCCTGCCTTACCTGTCCGGCGAGCGCACGCCGCACAATGATCCTTATGCCACCGGCGTGTTCCATGGCCTGACCCCGGAACACCAGCGTGCCGCGCTCGGTTATGCGGTGCTCGAAGGCGTGGCCTTCGGCATGGTCGATGGCCTGGACGCCTTGCGCGCAGCCGGCACCGATGTGGCCGAATTGTCGCTCGTAGGGGGTGGTGCGCGCAGCGCTTATTGGGCACAGTTGCTGGCCGATGCGCTGGCCGTGCGCATTGTGACCCACGTGGGCAGCGAAGCTGGCGGCGCACTCGGCGCGGCGCGTCTGGCCTGGCTGGCCGCTGGGGGCGATGAGGCGCAGGTATGTCGCAAGCCGGCCCGGCAGGCGCAGTACCAGCCGGACCCGACGCGCCATGCGGCCCTGCAGGTGCGCTTGCAGCGCTATCGCGACATCTATGCGCCTTTCGCTCCCTTGCATGGCGAGGAAAGCTGA
- a CDS encoding methyl-accepting chemotaxis protein has product MRMNMPVTGQERLLIDGKAIVSKTDLKGNITYVNPYFIEISGFEEEELLGAPQNLIRHPDMPAEAFGDMWATIKAGLPWTGLVKNRSKNGDHYWVRANVTPIRESGQVVGYMSVRTKPERAAVEAAEKLYASIRRGQAKGIALHRGEVVRTGVAGWLGKLSRMQLNTRLNLSMGVMLAIQIAVVVAGMVTLHQWWISALAAVSALISIVQWIALRAALIKPLHQALDITHAITGGDLSVRIESGRHDELGRLLASLRQMNVNLTAIIGDVRSNVETITLATREIASGNLDLSRRTEAQAANLEETASSMHQLASTVRQNADHAVQANDLAGTASSIAMRGGDAVASTGTTMNEISQSSNKIVDIISLIDSIAFQTNILALNAAVEAARAGEQGRGFAVVASEVRSLAQRSAAAAKEIKLLIDDSVAKVEVGNRQVEQATRTMRDIVESVQRVSGIMGEIKEATQQQSAGINQVHEAITQMDASTQQNASLVEEAAGAAGSLQEQTVRLLQAISVFKFNRR; this is encoded by the coding sequence ATGCGCATGAACATGCCGGTCACGGGCCAGGAGCGCTTGCTCATCGATGGCAAGGCCATCGTTTCCAAGACCGATCTCAAGGGCAATATCACCTACGTCAATCCCTACTTCATCGAGATCAGTGGTTTCGAAGAAGAGGAATTGCTGGGCGCGCCGCAAAACCTGATCCGCCATCCCGACATGCCGGCCGAGGCCTTCGGCGACATGTGGGCCACCATCAAGGCGGGCCTGCCCTGGACCGGGCTGGTCAAGAACCGCAGCAAGAACGGCGACCACTACTGGGTGCGCGCCAACGTCACGCCGATCCGCGAAAGCGGCCAGGTGGTCGGCTACATGTCGGTGCGTACCAAGCCCGAGCGCGCGGCGGTGGAGGCGGCCGAAAAACTCTACGCCAGCATCCGCCGCGGTCAGGCCAAGGGCATCGCCCTGCATCGCGGCGAAGTGGTGCGTACCGGCGTGGCCGGCTGGCTGGGCAAGCTGTCGCGGATGCAGTTGAATACCCGGCTCAATCTGTCCATGGGCGTGATGCTGGCCATCCAGATCGCGGTGGTCGTGGCCGGCATGGTCACGCTGCACCAATGGTGGATCAGTGCGTTGGCGGCGGTATCGGCGCTCATTTCCATCGTCCAGTGGATCGCCCTGCGCGCTGCGCTCATCAAGCCCCTGCACCAGGCGCTGGACATCACGCACGCCATCACCGGCGGCGATCTGTCGGTACGCATCGAGAGCGGCCGCCATGATGAACTGGGACGCCTGCTGGCCTCGCTGCGGCAGATGAACGTGAACCTGACCGCCATCATCGGCGACGTGCGCTCCAACGTCGAAACCATCACCCTGGCCACGCGCGAGATCGCCAGCGGCAACCTGGACCTGTCGCGCCGCACCGAAGCGCAGGCCGCCAATCTGGAAGAGACCGCGTCGAGTATGCACCAGCTCGCCTCCACCGTGCGCCAGAACGCCGATCACGCGGTGCAGGCCAATGACCTCGCCGGCACCGCCTCCTCCATCGCCATGCGTGGCGGTGACGCCGTGGCCAGCACCGGCACCACGATGAACGAGATCAGCCAATCGTCCAACAAGATCGTGGACATCATCAGCCTGATCGACAGCATCGCCTTCCAGACCAACATCCTGGCATTGAACGCCGCCGTGGAAGCGGCGCGTGCGGGTGAACAAGGCCGCGGCTTTGCGGTGGTGGCCTCGGAAGTGCGTTCGCTGGCCCAGCGCTCGGCGGCAGCGGCCAAGGAGATCAAACTGCTGATCGATGATTCGGTAGCCAAGGTCGAAGTCGGCAACCGTCAGGTCGAGCAAGCCACCCGCACCATGCGCGACATCGTCGAATCGGTACAGCGCGTCTCGGGCATCATGGGCGAGATCAAGGAAGCCACCCAGCAGCAAAGCGCCGGCATCAACCAGGTCCATGAAGCCATCACCCAGATGGATGCCAGCACCCAGCAGAATGCCTCGCTGGTAGAAGAGGCCGCAGGCGCGGCGGGCAGCCTGCAGGAACAGACGGTGCGCTTGCTGCAGGCGATTTCGGTGTTCAAGTTCAACCGCAGGTAA